A window of Lacibacter sediminis contains these coding sequences:
- a CDS encoding gluconate 2-dehydrogenase subunit 3 family protein encodes MKRRDSIKAILVGTVASSVLVDACKTADEKANAPEASSSTTPASTIDRTKVEAEIEAKLMAETFFTPHEMATITILADIIIPKDEVSGSASEAGVPDFIEFIVKDMPQNKTPMRGGLRWLDLESSKRFQKAFKDCSAQQQIAIVDDIAYPEKAKPEMKQGVAFFNLMRNLTSTGFYTSEIGVKDLGYIGNRPNQWNGVPDDVLKQYGLAYTEKELKECVSFDAKA; translated from the coding sequence ATGAAAAGAAGAGATTCCATCAAAGCCATTTTAGTTGGTACAGTTGCATCATCGGTATTGGTTGATGCATGTAAAACAGCTGATGAAAAAGCAAACGCACCAGAAGCTTCATCTTCAACAACGCCTGCAAGTACGATCGATCGTACAAAAGTGGAAGCAGAGATTGAAGCGAAGCTGATGGCGGAAACATTCTTTACGCCACACGAAATGGCCACTATCACCATACTTGCAGATATCATTATTCCGAAAGATGAAGTAAGTGGCAGTGCAAGTGAAGCAGGTGTGCCTGATTTTATTGAGTTTATTGTAAAAGATATGCCGCAAAACAAAACTCCTATGCGTGGTGGTTTGCGTTGGCTCGATCTGGAAAGCAGTAAACGTTTTCAAAAAGCATTTAAAGATTGCAGTGCACAACAACAGATCGCTATTGTTGATGATATCGCCTATCCTGAAAAGGCAAAACCGGAAATGAAACAGGGGGTTGCATTTTTCAATCTCATGCGCAACTTAACCTCTACAGGTTTTTATACATCAGAGATTGGTGTAAAAGATCTCGGCTATATAGGTAACAGACCTAACCAATGGAATGGTGTTCCTGATGATGTGTTGAAACAATACGGATTGGCTTACACCGAAAAGGAATTAAAAGAATGTGTTTCGTTTGATGCCAAGGCATAA
- a CDS encoding GMC oxidoreductase, with amino-acid sequence MPDNYVYDAIVIGSGISGGWAAKELTEKGLKTIMLERGRNIEHIKDYVNATKESWEFPHRGARPTQQMLEDYPVLKRDYALNETVLDYWVKDKECPYTEEKRFDWFRGYHVGGRSLMWGRQSYRFNKWDFEANAKEGIAVDWPIRYDDVAPWYSYAEKFAGIQGSKDGLEVLPDGDFMPAMELNCVEKEVKKRLLEHYKGSRHVIIGRSANITQPHHNRVNCQYRNRCWRGCPFGGYFSTQSATLPAAMATGNLTLRPFSIVTKILYDKDTKKATGVEILDAETNKTYEYKAKIVFVCASSFNSTWVLMNSATDVWEGGLGSSSGELGHNVMDHHFRCGASGKVEGFSDKYLYGRRPTGVYVPRFRNIYDDKRDYLRGFGYQGGAGRGRGVEVAEMTLGAELKDAMSVPNDEWNMGITAFGEMLPYHENKISLDKTVKDKWGLPVLKMDVEIKENEKKMRVDMMNDAKEMLEAAGVKDVNTYDHGYAVGMGIHEMGTARMGRDPKTSVLNGNNQVWDAKNVFVTDGACMTSASCVNPSLTYMALTARAADFAVSELKKGNL; translated from the coding sequence ATGCCGGATAATTATGTGTACGATGCCATTGTAATTGGCTCAGGAATCAGCGGCGGATGGGCCGCCAAAGAGCTTACTGAAAAAGGTTTAAAAACCATTATGCTTGAGCGTGGACGTAATATTGAACACATCAAGGATTATGTAAATGCTACCAAAGAAAGCTGGGAATTCCCACACAGAGGCGCAAGACCAACGCAGCAGATGCTTGAAGATTATCCTGTTCTGAAACGTGATTATGCGTTAAACGAAACGGTACTTGATTATTGGGTAAAGGATAAAGAATGCCCTTACACAGAAGAAAAACGTTTTGATTGGTTTCGAGGGTACCATGTAGGTGGTCGTTCATTAATGTGGGGTCGCCAGAGTTATCGTTTCAACAAATGGGATTTTGAAGCAAATGCCAAAGAAGGTATTGCTGTTGACTGGCCAATCCGTTATGATGATGTAGCGCCATGGTATAGCTATGCAGAAAAATTTGCAGGCATACAAGGCAGTAAAGATGGTTTGGAAGTTTTACCTGATGGCGATTTTATGCCTGCCATGGAACTCAACTGCGTAGAGAAGGAAGTAAAGAAACGCTTGCTCGAACACTATAAAGGTTCAAGACATGTCATTATTGGCCGCAGTGCAAATATTACACAACCCCATCACAATCGTGTCAATTGCCAATATCGTAACAGGTGTTGGAGAGGTTGCCCTTTTGGTGGATATTTCAGTACACAATCGGCTACATTGCCTGCAGCGATGGCCACAGGTAATTTAACGCTTCGTCCTTTCTCCATCGTTACAAAAATTCTATACGACAAGGATACAAAGAAAGCAACAGGTGTTGAAATACTTGATGCAGAAACAAACAAAACATATGAGTACAAAGCGAAGATTGTTTTCGTTTGTGCATCTTCTTTTAACTCTACCTGGGTATTGATGAACTCTGCAACTGATGTATGGGAAGGAGGATTAGGTAGCAGCAGTGGCGAACTTGGTCATAACGTAATGGATCACCATTTCCGGTGTGGAGCAAGTGGCAAGGTGGAAGGCTTTAGCGATAAATATCTTTATGGTCGTCGACCCACAGGTGTTTATGTACCCCGTTTCAGGAACATTTATGACGATAAACGTGATTACCTCCGTGGCTTTGGCTACCAGGGTGGTGCAGGCAGAGGAAGAGGTGTTGAAGTTGCAGAGATGACGTTAGGAGCCGAATTGAAAGATGCGATGAGTGTACCTAATGATGAATGGAATATGGGTATTACCGCTTTTGGTGAAATGTTGCCATATCATGAAAATAAAATATCGCTCGATAAAACCGTAAAAGATAAATGGGGTTTACCTGTTTTGAAAATGGATGTGGAGATAAAAGAGAATGAAAAGAAGATGCGGGTGGATATGATGAATGATGCAAAAGAAATGCTGGAAGCAGCAGGCGTAAAAGATGTAAATACTTACGATCATGGTTATGCAGTTGGTATGGGTATTCATGAGATGGGTACGGCACGTATGGGTCGTGATCCAAAAACATCCGTATTAAATGGCAACAACCAGGTGTGGGATGCAAAGAATGTATTTGTTACCGATGGTGCCTGTATGACATCAGCATCGTGTGTAAATCCTTCTTTAACTTATATGGCATTAACAGCACGTGCAGCTGATTTTGCTGTTAGCGAATTGAAAAAAGGCAATCTCTAA
- a CDS encoding Gfo/Idh/MocA family protein, whose amino-acid sequence MSNNKTRRDFLRTGTIAAAGFFIVPRHVLGGPGYIAPSDRLNIAGIGAGGKGASDLAEFAKSPKVNIVAFCDVDEAQAAASVKRFPKAKFYYDFREMLEKEKNNIDAVSVSTPDHTHAIATLAAMEMGKHVYVQKPLTHDIYEARMLTEAAKKYKVVTQMGNQGGSGDGVRLMKEWYDAGLIGKVTSVNAWTNRPVWPQGLAKPTGTHAVPANFKWDLWVGTAKYEDYNPAYHPFNWRGWWSFGTGALGDMACHIMDPIYRILPILYPNEVECSLPNQFTAAWTEAGYIDSCPPASIIHLNYPRTDGKGQIKVTWMDGGLLPKRPEELLPDEAMGNWDGGVIFEGTKGKMMSGCYGEKPTLLPTKRMKEDKLPKQTLKRVPEGHYVQWVNACMAGYGNGETSSPFEYAGPFTESILMGNLAIRSWMIKNPKLTGWGDKYLGRKKLLWDAANMKITNFDEANQFVKREYRTGW is encoded by the coding sequence ATGAGCAACAACAAAACAAGACGGGATTTTCTACGTACCGGAACTATTGCTGCAGCAGGTTTCTTTATTGTACCACGACATGTATTAGGAGGGCCAGGTTATATCGCACCGAGTGACCGCTTAAATATTGCCGGTATTGGTGCCGGTGGTAAAGGTGCCAGTGATCTGGCTGAATTTGCGAAGAGTCCGAAAGTAAATATTGTAGCTTTTTGCGATGTGGATGAAGCACAGGCTGCAGCTTCTGTTAAGCGTTTCCCGAAAGCGAAATTTTATTACGATTTCCGTGAAATGCTGGAGAAAGAAAAAAATAATATTGATGCAGTATCAGTATCAACTCCAGATCATACACATGCTATTGCAACGTTAGCTGCCATGGAAATGGGCAAACACGTTTATGTGCAAAAGCCGTTAACACACGATATTTACGAAGCACGCATGCTCACTGAAGCTGCAAAAAAATATAAAGTGGTTACACAAATGGGTAACCAGGGTGGTAGTGGCGATGGTGTACGTTTAATGAAAGAATGGTATGATGCCGGTCTTATTGGTAAAGTAACCAGCGTAAATGCATGGACCAACCGACCGGTATGGCCACAAGGTTTGGCAAAACCAACCGGCACACATGCTGTTCCTGCAAACTTCAAATGGGATCTGTGGGTAGGTACTGCAAAATATGAAGATTATAACCCGGCTTATCATCCATTTAACTGGAGAGGTTGGTGGTCGTTTGGTACAGGTGCATTGGGCGATATGGCTTGTCATATTATGGATCCTATTTATCGCATCTTACCTATTCTATATCCTAACGAAGTAGAATGCAGTTTGCCAAATCAGTTTACTGCAGCATGGACAGAAGCAGGATATATTGACAGCTGTCCGCCGGCATCCATAATTCATCTCAACTATCCACGTACCGATGGAAAGGGCCAGATAAAAGTTACCTGGATGGATGGTGGTTTATTACCAAAACGTCCGGAGGAGTTATTACCAGATGAAGCAATGGGTAACTGGGATGGCGGTGTGATCTTTGAAGGAACAAAAGGCAAGATGATGAGCGGTTGCTATGGTGAGAAACCAACGTTATTGCCAACCAAACGAATGAAAGAAGATAAATTGCCAAAACAAACATTGAAACGTGTGCCCGAAGGTCACTATGTACAATGGGTAAATGCTTGTATGGCTGGCTATGGTAATGGAGAAACAAGTTCACCATTTGAATATGCAGGTCCGTTTACTGAAAGTATATTAATGGGTAATCTTGCAATACGATCATGGATGATCAAGAATCCGAAACTCACAGGTTGGGGCGATAAATATCTTGGTCGCAAAAAATTATTGTGGGATGCTGCGAATATGAAGATCACGAACTTTGATGAAGCCAATCAGTTTGTAAAGAGGGAGTATAGAACGGGATGGTGA
- a CDS encoding hydroxypyruvate isomerase family protein, which produces MSKQSSRREAIKKFAAATVAVTAGNAVSAGTIERVMGEDNYKLKGNINHSVCKWTHSYLSLEELCVEVKKMGFSAIDLLTPDEWPIAKKHGIHCSMCYTKGKISLTEGWNDKKNHPQLIAAFTETIPLVAEAGYQNLICFSGNRNGMDEETGLQNCVEGLKQIMPLAEKHNVIIQIEVFNSKVDHKDYMADNTKWTIELCKRLGSPNFKILYDIYHMQISEGDIIHTIKQNHQYFGHYHTAGVPGRHEIIENQELYYPAIMKAILETGYKGYVAQEYIPTGKTKEEKIAALKDAVRRCDV; this is translated from the coding sequence ATGTCAAAACAATCATCAAGAAGAGAAGCCATTAAGAAATTTGCTGCAGCAACAGTTGCTGTTACTGCAGGTAATGCTGTAAGTGCAGGTACAATAGAAAGAGTTATGGGAGAAGATAATTATAAATTAAAAGGGAACATCAACCATTCGGTTTGTAAATGGACACATAGTTACTTATCACTCGAAGAATTATGTGTGGAAGTAAAAAAGATGGGCTTTTCAGCTATTGATCTGCTTACACCCGATGAATGGCCCATTGCAAAAAAACATGGCATCCACTGCTCCATGTGCTATACCAAAGGCAAGATCAGTTTAACAGAAGGCTGGAATGATAAAAAAAATCATCCACAGCTTATTGCTGCTTTTACAGAAACCATTCCTTTGGTGGCTGAAGCAGGTTATCAAAACCTCATCTGCTTCAGCGGTAACCGGAATGGCATGGATGAGGAAACCGGTTTGCAGAACTGTGTGGAAGGTTTGAAACAGATCATGCCCTTGGCAGAAAAGCATAACGTCATCATTCAGATAGAAGTTTTCAACAGCAAAGTTGATCATAAAGATTATATGGCCGATAATACAAAGTGGACGATTGAATTGTGTAAACGTCTTGGTTCACCCAACTTCAAGATCCTGTATGATATTTATCACATGCAGATCAGCGAGGGCGATATAATTCATACGATCAAACAGAATCATCAATACTTTGGTCATTACCATACAGCCGGTGTTCCCGGTCGTCATGAGATCATTGAAAACCAGGAACTGTATTACCCGGCTATTATGAAAGCTATTCTTGAAACAGGTTACAAAGGATATGTGGCGCAGGAATATATACCTACCGGAAAAACAAAAGAAGAAAAAATTGCTGCATTGAAAGATGCGGTAAGGAGATGTGATGTGTGA
- a CDS encoding GMC family oxidoreductase encodes MGDFQVKVQPKSYDVVIVGSGAGGGMAAYELSKAGLKVCLLEAGTMYDPQKNITQLKNPWESKRRGASTKHRPFGDFDACYGGWELDGEPYTKEAGTKWDWWRARMLGGRTNHWGRISLRFGPKDFKRRSIDGLGDDWPIGYDDVKPYYDRVDKLIGIFGTNEGLENDPDGFFLPPPKPRLHELFIKSAATQAGVKVIPSRLSILTKKIESTTERGVCFYCSQCGRNCSMAKADFSSTNVLIYPALKTGNVDVIANAMAREVLTNKEGLATGVSYVNKDDLNEYQVNGKVVILAASACETSRLLLNSKSPRHPNGLANSSDVVGKYLHDSTGAALGGVLPKLFGRKKYNEDGVGGMHVYSPWWLDNKKLDFPRGYHIEYWGGMGQPAYGFGMNIQMLNGKYAVAGKQKEAGGYGASLKEDQRYFYGANVGMAGRGEAIPLESNYCKIDPDVVDQYGIPVLKFNVKWSEHEIKQAKHMKETFKEVMHNMGAVITWGGDDGPENDYGLEAPGKIIHEAGTARMGNDPKKSALNKYNQAHDCKNLFVVDGAAFVSQADKNITWTILALSMRASEYIVDQLKKNNL; translated from the coding sequence ATGGGAGATTTCCAGGTAAAAGTTCAGCCCAAAAGTTACGATGTTGTAATAGTTGGCTCAGGCGCAGGTGGCGGTATGGCTGCCTACGAGTTAAGTAAAGCAGGATTGAAAGTGTGTTTGCTCGAAGCAGGCACCATGTATGATCCACAGAAAAACATCACACAATTAAAAAATCCGTGGGAGAGTAAACGTCGTGGCGCCAGTACCAAGCATCGTCCATTTGGTGATTTTGATGCATGCTATGGTGGATGGGAACTTGATGGCGAACCATATACAAAAGAAGCAGGAACAAAATGGGATTGGTGGCGTGCTCGTATGTTAGGTGGACGTACCAATCATTGGGGCCGTATTTCTCTCCGCTTTGGTCCAAAAGATTTTAAACGCAGAAGTATTGATGGCTTGGGTGATGATTGGCCAATTGGTTATGATGATGTAAAACCTTATTACGACAGAGTAGATAAACTCATCGGCATATTTGGTACTAACGAAGGTTTGGAAAATGATCCTGATGGATTTTTTCTTCCACCACCTAAACCACGTTTGCATGAACTGTTTATAAAGAGCGCAGCAACCCAGGCTGGTGTTAAAGTGATTCCTTCACGCTTATCGATTCTCACAAAAAAAATAGAAAGCACAACTGAAAGAGGTGTTTGTTTTTATTGTTCGCAATGCGGACGTAACTGCAGCATGGCAAAAGCCGACTTCTCATCCACCAACGTATTAATCTATCCTGCACTTAAAACCGGAAATGTTGATGTTATTGCAAATGCGATGGCACGTGAAGTACTTACGAATAAAGAAGGGCTGGCAACAGGCGTTAGTTATGTAAACAAAGATGATCTCAACGAGTACCAGGTAAATGGTAAAGTGGTGATCCTTGCTGCAAGTGCCTGTGAAACATCACGATTATTACTCAACTCAAAATCGCCACGTCATCCAAACGGATTAGCGAACAGCAGCGATGTGGTTGGTAAATATTTGCACGACAGTACCGGTGCTGCATTAGGTGGTGTATTACCCAAACTCTTCGGTCGTAAAAAATACAATGAAGATGGTGTAGGCGGCATGCATGTGTATTCGCCGTGGTGGTTAGATAATAAGAAGCTTGATTTCCCACGTGGTTATCATATTGAATACTGGGGTGGCATGGGTCAACCTGCTTATGGTTTTGGGATGAATATTCAAATGTTGAATGGCAAATATGCCGTTGCAGGTAAACAAAAAGAAGCCGGTGGATATGGTGCTTCGTTGAAAGAAGATCAACGTTATTTCTATGGTGCCAATGTTGGTATGGCCGGCCGTGGTGAAGCCATTCCTTTAGAAAGTAATTATTGTAAAATAGACCCGGATGTAGTAGACCAGTATGGTATTCCTGTTCTGAAGTTTAATGTAAAGTGGAGTGAGCATGAAATAAAGCAGGCGAAGCACATGAAGGAAACCTTTAAAGAAGTGATGCACAATATGGGTGCCGTCATTACCTGGGGTGGCGATGATGGTCCTGAAAATGATTATGGATTGGAAGCACCGGGAAAAATTATTCATGAAGCAGGAACTGCACGCATGGGTAACGATCCTAAAAAAAGTGCATTGAATAAATACAACCAGGCACACGATTGTAAAAACCTGTTTGTAGTTGATGGTGCTGCATTTGTATCGCAGGCCGATAAGAATATCACGTGGACAATTTTGGCATTGAGCATGCGTGCAAGTGAATACATTGTTGATCAACTTAAAAAAAATAATCTCTAA
- a CDS encoding Gfo/Idh/MocA family protein codes for MNRKLRMAMIGGGKDAFIGAVHRLAMNMDGQAELVAGALSVNPEVAVESGKLLFLDESRIYTDYKVLLEKEAAMPADKRIDFVSIVTPNFVHFDPAMMALEKGFNVVIEKPITFTLEEAKQIKAKLDETGLTLLLCHTYTGYPMVKQAKQLLKSGALGKVRKVYVEYPQGWLSTLLEAAGNAQASWRTDPKKSGKAGAMGDIGTHAFNLAEYVTGLEVTHLCSNTNIVVEGRMLDDDGAAFLKFNNGATGVLMATQIAAGEENNVKIRVYGEKGGIEWKQEDANTLLVKWLDKPAEIYRTGGGYNSSFAAHNTRVPAGHPEGYLEAFGNLYRNFVLTVRAKINGEQPKEEWLDFPSVNEGVRGMAFVNNVIESGQSDVKWKEFVV; via the coding sequence ATGAACAGAAAATTAAGAATGGCCATGATCGGTGGTGGTAAAGATGCCTTCATTGGTGCAGTACATCGCCTTGCTATGAATATGGACGGACAGGCTGAACTTGTTGCAGGCGCATTAAGTGTGAACCCTGAAGTTGCAGTTGAATCAGGGAAACTGTTGTTCCTTGATGAGAGCAGAATTTATACAGATTATAAAGTATTGCTGGAAAAAGAAGCAGCAATGCCTGCTGATAAGCGCATTGATTTTGTAAGTATTGTTACGCCCAACTTTGTGCATTTCGATCCTGCAATGATGGCGTTAGAAAAAGGATTTAATGTAGTAATTGAAAAGCCGATCACATTTACATTAGAAGAAGCAAAACAGATCAAAGCAAAACTGGATGAAACCGGGTTGACATTATTGCTTTGTCATACCTACACCGGTTATCCAATGGTGAAACAGGCAAAGCAATTGCTGAAAAGCGGAGCATTGGGTAAAGTCAGAAAGGTTTATGTGGAGTATCCGCAAGGTTGGCTTAGTACCTTACTTGAAGCAGCAGGAAATGCACAAGCCAGTTGGAGAACCGATCCCAAGAAAAGTGGTAAAGCAGGTGCAATGGGCGATATCGGCACCCATGCTTTTAATCTTGCAGAATATGTTACCGGTTTAGAAGTAACACATCTTTGTTCCAATACGAATATTGTTGTTGAAGGAAGGATGCTTGATGATGATGGTGCTGCATTCTTAAAATTCAACAATGGTGCAACAGGTGTATTGATGGCAACGCAAATTGCAGCAGGTGAGGAGAACAATGTGAAGATCCGTGTGTATGGTGAAAAGGGTGGCATTGAATGGAAGCAGGAAGATGCAAATACATTATTGGTAAAGTGGCTCGATAAACCAGCAGAGATCTACAGAACAGGCGGTGGTTACAACAGTTCCTTTGCTGCACATAATACAAGGGTACCCGCCGGTCATCCGGAAGGTTACTTAGAAGCATTTGGCAATCTTTATCGCAACTTTGTATTAACTGTTCGTGCAAAAATAAATGGCGAACAACCAAAAGAAGAGTGGCTCGATTTCCCAAGTGTTAACGAAGGTGTGCGTGGAATGGCGTTTGTAAATAATGTGATTGAGAGTGGACAGAGTGATGTGAAGTGGAAAGAGTTTGTTGTTTAA
- a CDS encoding nucleoside permease — MSSTTRVQLSLMMFLEFFIWGGWFVTLGTFLNNNLSASGAESGQVFSTQSWGAIIAPFIIGLIADRFVNAEKILGVLHIIGAVLMYQMYNADNIAVFYPYVLIYMICYMPTLALVNSVSFNQMKNPEKEFSVIRLFGTLGWIAAGLLISYLFHWDSAEGTKEGLLKNTFLLSGVASLVLGLFSFTLPKTPPKGKGSKVTVNDILGLDALKLLKDKNFLIFFISSILICIPLAFYYQNTNSFLSSIGVENPTGKMTIGQGSEVLFLLLLPVFFNRFGFKKTILVGMLAWAVRYVLFAYGNAGDLTFMLLIGIALHGICYDFFFVSGQIYTDSKAGEQHKSAAQGLITLATYGLGMLIGFAVAGKITDSYKLADGTLDYKMVWLIPAGIAFVVFLIFALLFKNEKTNKTA, encoded by the coding sequence ATGTCTTCTACTACCCGTGTACAGCTTTCCCTAATGATGTTTCTTGAGTTCTTTATCTGGGGAGGATGGTTTGTAACATTGGGTACTTTCTTAAATAACAACTTGTCTGCATCCGGCGCTGAATCAGGACAGGTTTTCTCAACACAATCATGGGGCGCTATTATTGCTCCGTTTATTATCGGGTTAATTGCTGATCGTTTTGTAAATGCAGAAAAGATCCTTGGTGTACTGCATATCATAGGGGCAGTGTTGATGTACCAGATGTACAATGCCGATAATATCGCCGTTTTCTATCCTTATGTATTAATATACATGATCTGCTACATGCCTACACTGGCATTGGTAAACTCTGTATCATTCAATCAAATGAAAAATCCGGAAAAAGAATTTTCAGTGATCCGTTTGTTTGGTACACTCGGCTGGATCGCTGCGGGTTTGTTGATCAGTTATCTGTTTCATTGGGATTCTGCAGAAGGAACAAAGGAAGGTTTATTGAAAAATACATTCCTGCTTTCAGGTGTTGCATCATTAGTACTTGGTTTATTCAGTTTCACGTTGCCAAAAACTCCTCCTAAAGGGAAAGGCTCAAAAGTTACTGTAAACGATATTCTTGGTTTGGATGCATTAAAACTGCTGAAGGATAAAAACTTTCTCATCTTTTTTATCTCTTCCATTCTTATCTGTATTCCACTGGCTTTCTATTACCAGAATACAAATTCTTTTCTTTCAAGCATCGGCGTTGAAAACCCAACCGGTAAAATGACGATTGGCCAGGGATCGGAAGTATTATTCCTGTTGTTATTACCCGTATTCTTTAACCGCTTTGGTTTTAAGAAAACAATTTTAGTAGGTATGCTGGCATGGGCAGTACGATATGTGTTGTTTGCATACGGCAATGCCGGCGATCTTACTTTTATGTTACTAATAGGCATCGCCCTGCATGGTATTTGCTACGATTTCTTCTTTGTATCCGGACAGATCTATACCGATTCAAAAGCAGGCGAACAACATAAAAGTGCAGCACAGGGACTAATTACATTGGCTACTTATGGTTTGGGTATGTTGATAGGTTTTGCAGTGGCAGGAAAAATTACCGATAGCTACAAATTAGCAGACGGAACATTGGATTACAAAATGGTTTGGCTCATTCCGGCAGGAATTGCTTTTGTGGTATTTCTGATTTTTGCCTTGCTGTTTAAAAATGAAAAAACAAATAAGACCGCTTAA
- a CDS encoding MFS transporter, protein MNSINRNQLFLGSCLALLVTSLSFGIRAGILGKLGTDFNLSATQLGTIAATAFWGFPLAVIIGGLVVDFIGMKRLLELAFFFHLAGILLTIFAGGFWSLFFSTLLVGIANGTVEAACNPLVTTLYPDNKTTKLNHFHLWFPGGIVIGTLISYYFSKFGISWQVQVGTMLIPTLIYGFLFLKLKFPVTERVAAGISTGEMYKSLGNPLFIFMIICMFGTAITELFTGQWIDVLLRNVTDNALLILTVTTLVMVIGRGFAEPIVHRLSPTGVLLISAILSAAGLYLLGHSSGNTLFIGAIVFGMGVCFFWPTMLGFVAEYLPKTGAVGLNLMGGAGMFAVSVYMMFMGKFYDEKLIAKLPANSNLVDYNAAAADSEMGKALAQAKVTAGPEIINATLIIPIILIIAFAGLYFYMRGKSKQSLTTA, encoded by the coding sequence ATGAATTCCATTAACCGTAATCAACTATTTCTTGGCAGTTGCCTTGCATTATTAGTTACCTCTTTATCATTTGGCATCAGGGCAGGTATTCTTGGGAAACTGGGAACAGATTTTAATTTAAGTGCTACACAATTAGGTACGATAGCTGCCACAGCTTTTTGGGGCTTCCCACTTGCTGTAATCATCGGCGGGCTGGTTGTTGATTTCATTGGCATGAAGCGATTGTTAGAACTTGCTTTTTTCTTTCACCTTGCAGGTATTTTACTAACCATTTTTGCCGGCGGCTTCTGGAGCTTATTCTTTTCCACGCTATTAGTTGGTATCGCTAACGGTACTGTGGAAGCAGCATGTAATCCATTGGTAACTACATTATACCCCGATAATAAAACCACCAAGTTAAATCACTTCCATCTGTGGTTCCCCGGCGGCATTGTTATAGGAACGTTGATCAGTTATTATTTCTCAAAATTTGGTATCAGCTGGCAGGTGCAGGTGGGTACAATGCTCATACCCACGCTTATCTATGGATTTCTGTTTTTAAAATTAAAGTTCCCGGTTACAGAACGTGTAGCTGCTGGTATAAGCACCGGTGAGATGTATAAATCATTGGGCAATCCATTATTTATCTTCATGATCATCTGTATGTTTGGTACGGCTATCACTGAATTGTTCACTGGCCAATGGATCGATGTATTACTTCGAAATGTTACAGACAACGCTCTTCTCATCCTTACTGTAACCACGCTGGTTATGGTGATAGGGCGGGGCTTTGCAGAACCAATTGTTCATCGGCTTTCACCAACAGGTGTATTACTTATATCAGCTATTTTATCTGCTGCAGGTCTGTATTTATTAGGACACAGCAGTGGCAACACTCTTTTCATAGGAGCAATTGTGTTTGGAATGGGTGTGTGCTTTTTCTGGCCAACCATGTTGGGATTTGTAGCAGAATATTTACCAAAGACGGGAGCTGTGGGGCTAAACCTGATGGGTGGTGCCGGTATGTTTGCCGTTTCTGTTTATATGATGTTTATGGGTAAGTTTTATGATGAAAAGCTCATCGCCAAGCTTCCTGCAAATTCAAACTTAGTCGACTACAATGCTGCAGCTGCAGATTCTGAAATGGGAAAAGCATTAGCGCAGGCAAAAGTTACAGCTGGACCGGAAATCATTAATGCCACTCTCATTATACCCATAATATTAATTATTGCATTTGCTGGTTTATACTTTTACATGCGTGGCAAAAGCAAACAAAGTTTAACAACTGCATAA